From a region of the Pedosphaera parvula Ellin514 genome:
- a CDS encoding DUF4404 family protein, protein MTDDTLAKIEARIKGSDAINEDKRRELQDLLAKLRAEVSNLAETRPEQAQSITQLTDISTKEATRREEKNPAVLEESLGTLERSVEEFEVTHPRLVQIVNAISSTLANLGI, encoded by the coding sequence ATGACTGATGATACGCTTGCAAAAATTGAAGCCCGGATAAAAGGCTCCGACGCCATCAACGAGGATAAGCGTCGCGAGTTGCAGGACCTTCTTGCCAAACTCCGGGCAGAAGTCTCCAACCTTGCCGAAACCCGCCCGGAGCAGGCCCAGAGCATCACTCAGCTTACCGACATTTCCACCAAGGAAGCCACCCGCCGCGAAGAAAAAAATCCTGCGGTTTTGGAAGAGAGCCTCGGCACCCTGGAACGGTCGGTGGAAGAATTTGAGGTCACCCATCCGCGACTCGTCCAAATCGTCAATGCTATCAGCAGCACTCTCGCCAATTTGGGCATTTGA